One Nicotiana tomentosiformis chromosome 4, ASM39032v3, whole genome shotgun sequence genomic window carries:
- the LOC104090363 gene encoding F-box protein At5g07610-like yields the protein MPKMRIKMIKPSRLSSFSEKEVLSNQELLTEILLRLPVKSLGRCKCVSKKWSSLITSPEFTRLRVPCFNPARALFLHCSSLLTNPFHQFVSLSLENPIQAPFQKLSFIHDPSGIRILQSCNGLLLCCSFRAHEPNRNYYIYNPTTQQFITLPKPGGKRQISKVILGMKLAFDPWKSPHYKVVCTRRSEKAPEHYQIEIYSSETMKWRVSGPPFPARYDIGFEYTGVYWNGAIYWECGDNSLRFNVEHEKLEKFPTPCIGRSWDDEESRVAYYGESYGYLHLVQVHSRQKLSFYNIYEMKNDGTEWFLKYQVNVEDVVAAFPHMIRHYLEPTDWHYLAMAVLCVVRGEKEEDDFMVLHIPRMVIRYNLRDYTFYKLCEFGNSTNDDDQFEEEDEVPVTLVSLEFGWFSAFQYIESLFCL from the coding sequence atgccaaaaatgagaatTAAGATGATTAAACCAAGTCGTTTATCATCATTTTCTGAGAAGGAAGTGCTTTCTAATCAAGAGCTTTTGACAGAAATCCTCCTCCGTCTTCCAGTAAAATCGCTCGGCCGATGCAAATGCGTCTCCAAAAAATGGAGTTCTCTAATCACTAGTCCCGAATTCACCCGCCTAAGAGTCCCCTGTTTCAACCCTGCCCGCGCCCTTTTCTTGCACTGCTCTTCTTTATTGACTAACCCTTTTCATCAATTTGTATCACTTAGTCTGGAAAATCCTATTCAAGCACCATTCCAAAAGCTCAGTTTTATACATGACCCTTCTGGAATTAGAATTCTCCAATCTTGCAATGGACTATTGCTTTGCTGCAGCTTTCGTGCTCACGAACCTAACAGAAACTACTATATATACAACCCAACTACCCAACAATTCATCACACTTCCTAAACCAGGAGGGAAAAGACAAATTTCTAAGGTTATTCTTGGGATGAAACTAGCGTTTGATCCGTGGAAATCGCCTCATTACAAAGTGGTTTGCACTCGAAGGTCTGAAAAGGCTCCTGAGCACTATCAAATTGAGATTTATTCATCTGAGACTATGAAATGGAGAGTCTCGGGTCCACCTTTTCCTGCTCGTTACGATATAGGATTTGAGTACACTGGAGTTTACTGGAACGGTGCTATTTATTGGGAATGTGGTGACAACTCGTTACGTTTCAATGTGGAACACGAAAAGCTTGAAAAGTTTCCAACGCCTTGCATTGGTAGAAGTTGGGATGATGAGGAGAGCAGAGTTGCTTATTATGGAGAGTCTTATGGATATTTGCATTTAGTCCAGGTTCATAGCCGCCAAAAGCTCTCTTTTTATAATATTTACGAGATGAAAAATGATGGCACGGAGTGGTTCTTGAAATATCAGGTGAATGTTGAAGATGTTGTCGCCGCGTTTCCTCATATGATTCGACATTACCTTGAGCCAACAGACTGGCATTATTTGGCGATGGCTGTACTTTGTGTAGTCAGAGGGGAGAAAGAGGAGGATGACTTCATGGTATTGCACATTCCTAGAATGGTCATACGTTATAATTTGAGGGATTACACATTTTACAAGCTATGTGAATTTGGCAATAGTACAAATGATGACGATCAATTTGAGGAGGAAGATGAGGTCCCTGTAACACTTGTTTCCCTCGAATTTGGTTGGTTTAGTGCTTTCCAATATATTGAATCTTTATTTTGTCTGTGA